GGCGTGCTGCCGATATTTGCCTTCGTAAACGCAGGCATCTCGCTGCGAGGCGTCGGACTGGACGAGATTTTATCTCCGGTCGCTCTAGGCACGGCGCTGGGGCTTTTCGTTGGTAAGCAGATCGGAGTATTTTGCTTTAGCTTTTTAGCGATCAAATTTAAGCTAGCTAAGCTACCGGAGGGGTCAAATTTCATCCAGCTTTACGGCATCGCGGTGCTTTGCGGCGTAGGCTTTACGATGAGCCTTTTCGTTAACGGCCTAGCCTACAACGACACGGACGCCTTTGCCCACACGGACAAGCTCGCTATCTTGCTAGGTTCGGTAGTTTCGGGCGCAGTCGGATTTATATTGCTTAAATTTAGCACCGAAAATCCGGGCGCGATAGAAAAACGGTAGTGAGCAAAGCGGCTCACTACCGCCGGCCACCTCGTAATCCATAAATCAAATCGCACGCCACGTGCGCAAAGCTCGCAAATACAAAGCCGATAGCTAGCGCGACGGCTAGGTTGTAAAGCGCACTGTCGTTTGCTAGGGCGTAGTTGTCAAATCGCACGTAGACGCCCCACCTGCCGCCCATCCCCTCTCGGGCGCAAAGAGTAGCCCGCTAAGCGTGAGAAAGCAAAATCCGCCAAGCAGGACAAACGCCGCCGTAAGTTTGACTAAATTTACCCGCCTAAAATCCTCTTTGCCGTAGTTTAGGCAAAAAACGACCGCAAAAAAACACAGCCAAAAACACGCGGCGCAGGCGTAAAAGGCAAGCACGTTTAGGCTCGCGCCGTTGTTTGCAAAGTCGTCCAAAAACGGCGCAAAAACACGCACGGCGCGGATGAAAGGCAGCCAAAATTTAAGCTCCAAAATCTCATCCGAGCTTAAATTTAACGCCCATATCCCAAGTGCCGCAAAAAATAAGACCCCGAGCGAAAACGGCGCCCAGCCTGCCAAAATCGCTCTCTTAAACAAGCTTTTACGTGTCGCAGAGTCGCGCCTGGATTTCGCTTTCGCCGCTTCTTTTTCGTTCATCGTTTTCCTTAAATTTATCCGTATTTTAAAGCGCGCTCAAAAATCAACCGTCAAATTTGACCTAAATCAGCGCGATGTTGTCGATATGCAGCGCCTCGTCCTCGTATTTGTAGCCTAGAGCCGCCTCGATCTCCTCGCTCTTGCGCCCTTTTATGAGGGCTAGCTCAGCCGATGAGTAGTTTGTTATGCCGCGAGCCAGCGTCCGGCCGCTTGCGTCTTTGATAGCGAGCGTTTCACCGCGCTCAAACTCGCCCACGACCTCGCGGATGCCGACTGCTAGCAGGCTTTTGCCCTCTTTTAGTGCCTTTGCCGCGCCCGCGTCGATAGCGACGGAGCCGTTATCTGCGGCTGAGTAAGCAAGCCAGTATTTACGCGAATTTATCCTGTTTTTGCCCGCCAAAAATAGCGTCCCGACCTCGCTGCCCTGCGCTGCTCGCACGATGTTTCGCGGGTCGGCGCCGTTTGCAATGATGAGGTGCGTGCCGTTTTTGGTCGACATCTCGGCGGCGGTGATTTTAGTGCGCATGCCGCCGGTGCCAAATTTACTGCCCTCTGCGCCCGCAGCCGCCTTGATGCCGTCATCTAAATTTTCGACCAAATTTATAAATTTAGCGTCTGCAAAAACGCTTGGATTTTTGTCATACAGCCCGTCGATATCGGTCAAAATTACTAACAAATCAGCCTCGATTAGTCCCGCAACCAGCGCGCTTAGCGTGTCGTTGTCGCCCACTTTCACACCCTTGATGCCCTCGCCCACGACGGGATCGTTTTCGTTGATGACGGGGATGATTTTTTTAGCGAGCAGGGAGCGTAGGACGCTGCGCATATTTAGGTAGCGGCGGCGGTCGCTAAAGTCGTCTTTGGTCAGCAGCAGTTGCGCGATCGTTTTGCCGTGCGCCCAAAATAAAATTTGATAAAGATGGATGAGCGAAACCTGCCCGATGGCTGCAAGAGCTTGCTTTTCGACGATGGATTTTGGCTTGTGCGCGAGCTTCATCTGCCCCATGCCCGCACCCACGGCGCCCGAGGTTACGAAGACTACTTCGGCGTTTTCATTTAGCTCGCTTAAATTTGCCACGATTTGCTTGATTTTATCCTCATTTAGCGAGCCGTCCGCGTTTGCCAGCGTTGAGGTGCCGACTTTTACGACGATGCGCTTTACGCCGCCTAGAAGCTCTTTTCTGTCCATTTTCTCGCTCCGAAATTTTTGAAAATTATACCCAAAACGGCTTATTTTAAATTTTATGTTTTTACAACTAGGCGGAGAGTTTAGTATCAAAGATATACGCGGCACAATGGCCAAGATCGCCTCTGCGCTTGAACGAGTCGACACGCTCGCGCGCACGGTAGCGATGGCGGAGATTCCCGTGGGCATCATAACCTCTTTGGTGGGCGCGCCCTTTCTCATCGCGCTTTTAAGAAGCAAGGCAAAGGAGCTGCTAAAATGATACTACAAACGAAAAATTTATCCTTTAGCTACGGCGGATTTGGGCTCGAAGACGTAAGCATCGAGATCAAAAGAGGCAGCATATGCGGGCTTTTGGGCACCAACGGTAGCGGCAAGAGCACGTTTTTTAACTGATGTATGAAATTTCTAAGTATCAAAGGCGGCGAAATTTACGTTGATTCGCAAAACACGAAGCACAAAAGCCCCGCGTGGATGGCCAAAAACATCGCCTACGTCGCGCAGCACACCGAGCTGCATTTTCCGTTTTTCGTAAGGGACATCGTCCTGATGGGGCGCTCTACGCACGTAAAGAGCCTATTTGGTTTCAGTAAAGACGACAAAAGAGCGGTGAGCGAGGCGATGGAGTTTATCGGTATCTCGCATCTAGCGGATAAAAAGATGAACGAGCTTAGCGGCGGGCAGCGGCAGCTCGTTTTTATCGCTAGGGCGCTCGCGCAGGATACGCCGCTCATCTTGCTTGACGAGCCGACGTCCGCGCTTGATTTTAAAAACCAGATCACGCTTTGGAAAATTTTAAAAAAGATCGCTGCTGGCGGCAAGACGATCGTCATCTGCACGCACGAGCCCAACCACATCCTTTGGTTTTGCGACGAAGTGATAGTGTTTAAGGGCGGGCGGATCGTCTCAAAAGGCAGCGTCGCACAGGTTTTAAACGATGAGCTGCTGGCTAAAATTTACGGCGACGTCTGCACCTTTGAGAGGCTCGCGCAAAAAGAGGTGATCCTGCCTAAGCTCTAGCTACTCCTCCAAACTATACCCGATACTGCGCACGGTTTTGATTAGCTCAAAAGGCAGCTTCGCACGTAGCTGACGCACGAGCGAGCGCAGGCGATCGGACGAGACGTTTTCGTCTTTATAGATACTCCACTCAAGCTCCTGGATCGTTACTACGTGCGGGGCGTTTTTGGCCAAAATTTCCAAAAACAATCCCTCTTTTTTGCCCAGCATTATACTTGTGCCGTTTATGTGCAGAGTGAGGCTGTTTTTGTCGTATATAGCGCCGTTTTTTAGCTCAAATTTGCTCCCGAGTAAAATTCGGCAGTTTCTAAACACACGAAACAAAAACTCCTCCGGCAAAAAAGGCTTTACCATAAAGTCGTCGTACTTTGCGTAGTAAATTTTCTTGTAAAGCGCGGGAATGGCCTTATCTACGAGGATCATAACGGGAGTTAGGCTCCCGTTATCTCGCAGAAATTTGACCGACTCAAAATTTGCTAGATCCTTCGTCTTTACGTCGATGACGTAAAAGATGTAGCGGTTGCCGTTGTAATAATCCTCCCTTAGCTCGCTTAAATTTTCAAA
This is a stretch of genomic DNA from Campylobacter showae CSUNSWCD. It encodes these proteins:
- the proB gene encoding glutamate 5-kinase, translating into MDRKELLGGVKRIVVKVGTSTLANADGSLNEDKIKQIVANLSELNENAEVVFVTSGAVGAGMGQMKLAHKPKSIVEKQALAAIGQVSLIHLYQILFWAHGKTIAQLLLTKDDFSDRRRYLNMRSVLRSLLAKKIIPVINENDPVVGEGIKGVKVGDNDTLSALVAGLIEADLLVILTDIDGLYDKNPSVFADAKFINLVENLDDGIKAAAGAEGSKFGTGGMRTKITAAEMSTKNGTHLIIANGADPRNIVRAAQGSEVGTLFLAGKNRINSRKYWLAYSAADNGSVAIDAGAAKALKEGKSLLAVGIREVVGEFERGETLAIKDASGRTLARGITNYSSAELALIKGRKSEEIEAALGYKYEDEALHIDNIALI
- a CDS encoding iron chelate uptake ABC transporter family permease subunit; this translates as MFLQLGGEFSIKDIRGTMAKIASALERVDTLARTVAMAEIPVGIITSLVGAPFLIALLRSKAKELLK
- a CDS encoding response regulator transcription factor: MKKILLVSDDVEMQLNLNAALYRFNIRIVRFENLSELREDYYNGNRYIFYVIDVKTKDLANFESVKFLRDNGSLTPVMILVDKAIPALYKKIYYAKYDDFMVKPFLPEEFLFRVFRNCRILLGSKFELKNGAIYDKNSLTLHINGTSIMLGKKEGLFLEILAKNAPHVVTIQELEWSIYKDENVSSDRLRSLVRQLRAKLPFELIKTVRSIGYSLEE